One segment of Marvinbryantia formatexigens DSM 14469 DNA contains the following:
- a CDS encoding AAA family ATPase: MLYLSQFLFTDIDREDTFIFNLKRTCYDTVYPFRILSKHGLRRLDFEPVTILYGGNGCGKSTALNIIAEKLRLQRDTLYNRSSFFEDYIRMCDFETCIPVPEESRIITSDDVFDFMLNLRSINEGIDCRREELFQEYLDAKYSHFQMKSLDDYEQLKKVNLARSKTQSRYVRKNLMDNVREHSNGESAFLYFSEKIKENALYLLDEPENSLSPDRQQELLKFLEDSARFFGCQFIISTHSPFLLSMRGAKIYDLDENPVDVKRWTELPNIRSYYEFFKRHEQEFQTMV, translated from the coding sequence TTGAAGCGGACTTGTTACGATACGGTTTATCCGTTCCGGATTTTGTCGAAGCATGGTCTTAGAAGGCTGGATTTCGAGCCGGTTACGATTTTATATGGTGGAAATGGCTGCGGAAAATCAACAGCGCTGAACATCATTGCGGAGAAGCTGCGGCTTCAGCGGGACACGTTGTATAACCGTTCGTCTTTTTTTGAAGATTACATAAGAATGTGTGATTTTGAAACCTGTATTCCGGTTCCGGAGGAAAGCAGGATTATCACCAGCGACGATGTGTTTGATTTTATGCTCAATTTAAGAAGCATTAACGAGGGAATTGATTGCAGGCGCGAGGAGTTGTTTCAGGAGTATCTGGATGCAAAATATTCACATTTTCAGATGAAATCCCTGGATGATTATGAGCAACTGAAAAAGGTGAATCTGGCGCGGAGCAAAACGCAGTCCCGGTATGTGCGGAAAAATCTGATGGACAATGTGCGCGAGCACTCAAACGGGGAAAGCGCGTTTCTGTATTTTTCCGAAAAGATAAAAGAAAACGCGCTGTATCTTCTGGATGAGCCGGAGAACAGTCTCTCCCCGGACCGTCAGCAGGAGCTTCTGAAATTTCTGGAGGATTCAGCGCGGTTTTTCGGATGCCAGTTTATCATATCCACGCACTCGCCGTTCCTCCTTTCCATGCGCGGTGCAAAGATTTATGACCTTGATGAAAATCCGGTGGATGTAAAGCGGTGGACAGAGCTGCCGAACATCCGGTCCTATTACGAATTTTTCAAACGCCATGAGCAGGAATTTCAGACTATGGTATAA
- a CDS encoding DUF2325 domain-containing protein, translated as MSVVIIGGNERMECQYSDICKHYGCKAKIFTKENGSIKKKLGCPDLLILFTNTVSHKMVISASQEAKRNNIPIARTHTSSATALHGILSEHFGAR; from the coding sequence ATGAGCGTAGTAATCATTGGCGGAAACGAGAGAATGGAATGTCAGTATTCGGATATTTGTAAGCATTATGGCTGCAAAGCAAAGATTTTTACCAAGGAAAACGGCTCAATTAAGAAAAAACTGGGCTGTCCGGATTTATTGATTTTATTCACCAACACAGTTTCTCATAAAATGGTAATCAGTGCGTCGCAGGAGGCAAAGCGCAACAATATCCCGATTGCGCGCACGCATACCAGCAGTGCGACAGCGCTGCATGGTATATTGTCCGAGCACTTCGGAGCAAG